One stretch of Methylopila sp. 73B DNA includes these proteins:
- a CDS encoding ABC transporter substrate-binding protein: MPLFRVARRFAAALAFVTLAAGAAAAQEPVKLGYAKCAHCTPLTLVPENAKGAKVEAIGFTTGNDVLTALVSKSIDVAQVTYLHYATALDRGFDVVAISGQVSGGSTLLAANDLPVDADDWTALKALIAKHKEDGKPFRVAASRGNAQDIHMRGAFAKQGIDVNKDVTFVNIPNPSDHIQALRRGEVEMICTVEPFGTQILQSKGAKLFTHPYDQPAGRLTNLMVTRSDMIASNPEGVQAVVGGVVAVNEKISADKGLWADVIVKVTGLDRKIAEGAIGNLYPDAPMHRPEAIAIAGMMRDLKYISKDVTAKVEANMDYSFLEAATGKPKTELGY, from the coding sequence ATGCCCCTCTTCCGCGTCGCCCGCCGCTTCGCGGCGGCGCTCGCCTTCGTGACGCTCGCCGCAGGCGCGGCGGCTGCGCAGGAGCCGGTCAAACTTGGCTACGCCAAGTGCGCGCATTGCACCCCGCTGACGCTGGTGCCCGAGAACGCCAAGGGCGCCAAGGTCGAGGCCATCGGCTTCACCACCGGCAACGACGTGCTGACCGCTCTGGTCTCCAAGAGCATCGATGTGGCGCAGGTCACCTACCTGCACTACGCGACCGCGCTCGACCGCGGTTTCGACGTGGTGGCGATCTCCGGCCAGGTCAGCGGCGGCTCCACCCTGCTCGCCGCGAACGACCTGCCGGTCGACGCCGACGATTGGACCGCCCTCAAGGCGCTGATCGCCAAGCACAAGGAGGACGGCAAGCCGTTCCGCGTGGCCGCCTCGCGCGGCAATGCGCAGGACATCCACATGCGCGGCGCCTTCGCCAAGCAGGGCATCGACGTCAACAAGGACGTCACCTTCGTCAACATCCCCAACCCGTCGGACCACATCCAGGCGCTGCGGCGCGGCGAGGTGGAGATGATCTGCACCGTCGAGCCGTTCGGCACGCAGATCCTGCAGTCGAAGGGCGCCAAGCTGTTCACGCACCCCTACGACCAGCCCGCCGGCAGGCTGACCAACCTGATGGTCACGCGCTCCGACATGATCGCCTCCAATCCCGAGGGCGTGCAGGCCGTCGTCGGAGGGGTCGTCGCGGTCAACGAGAAGATCTCGGCCGACAAGGGCCTCTGGGCGGACGTGATCGTGAAGGTCACGGGCCTCGACCGAAAGATCGCCGAGGGCGCGATCGGCAATCTCTACCCCGACGCGCCGATGCACCGTCCCGAGGCGATCGCGATCGCCGGCATGATGCGCGACCTGAAGTACATCTCGAAGGACGTAACGGCCAAGGTCGAGGCCAACATGGACTACAGCTTCCTGGAAGCGGCGACCGGCAAGCCGAAGACCGAGCTCGGCTACTGA
- a CDS encoding ABC transporter permease → MGTAAPARWQRVLERAAVPVLLVAGWEIFSRSGVLPESLLPAPSMVALAWADWLTGYSGDTQSHSGRWLADTAASSARVLAGFAIAAALGVGLGVAIGWSRRIEAVIEPTLQTLRPIPPVSWIPLAIIWFGIADKPAIFLVFLGAFFPILLNTIHGVKSCDRDLIRAGAMVGGDQGKLLRFIVVPAAMPSIFAGLRIAVGSAWMLTVTAEMVAVKSGLGYVLWDSYYFLRYDIVLAAMASIGLLGFLSDLAIRAVMNRTLRWRRGATLRGGEG, encoded by the coding sequence ATGGGGACCGCGGCGCCGGCCCGCTGGCAGCGCGTGCTGGAGCGCGCGGCCGTCCCTGTCCTGCTCGTCGCGGGGTGGGAGATCTTCTCCCGCTCCGGCGTGCTGCCGGAGTCCCTGCTGCCGGCGCCGTCGATGGTGGCGCTGGCCTGGGCCGACTGGCTGACGGGCTACAGCGGCGACACCCAGAGCCACAGCGGCAGGTGGCTCGCGGACACCGCTGCGAGCTCGGCCCGGGTGCTCGCGGGCTTTGCGATCGCCGCCGCGCTCGGCGTCGGCCTCGGCGTCGCGATCGGCTGGTCGCGGCGGATCGAGGCGGTGATCGAACCGACGCTGCAGACCCTGCGGCCGATCCCCCCCGTGTCGTGGATCCCGCTCGCGATCATCTGGTTCGGCATCGCCGACAAGCCGGCGATCTTCCTCGTGTTCCTCGGCGCGTTCTTTCCCATCCTGCTCAACACCATCCACGGCGTGAAGAGCTGCGACCGGGACCTGATCCGCGCGGGCGCCATGGTCGGCGGGGATCAGGGCAAGCTGCTGCGCTTCATCGTGGTGCCGGCCGCCATGCCCAGCATCTTCGCGGGCCTCCGCATCGCGGTGGGCTCCGCCTGGATGCTCACCGTCACGGCCGAGATGGTCGCGGTGAAAAGCGGCCTCGGCTACGTGCTTTGGGATTCCTACTACTTCCTCCGCTACGACATCGTGCTCGCGGCCATGGCCTCGATCGGCCTCCTCGGCTTCCTCAGCGATCTCGCGATCCGTGCGGTGATGAACCGGACGCTGCGGTGGCGGCGCGGCGCGACGCTGCGCGGCGGAGAGGGCTGA
- a CDS encoding ABC transporter ATP-binding protein — protein sequence MATIDIRGVSKLFRDSKRNVDVAALTDVDLTVRRNKFICLLGPSGCGKSTLLNMIAGFETPTSGEVLVDGQAVAGPGSDRGVVFQQANLMPWLPVWENVAFHLKLRGGLKAVRREQAQRYIDLVGLTGFENHYPSELSGGMNQRVGIARALLMNPGVILMDEPFGALDEQTRMDMQTELIRIWERHQGTIVFVTHGVDEALTLGTHVAVMSARPGRISEIIPIDLPRPRDVTGPRFNEMKRHILHLLRPGRVAAA from the coding sequence ATGGCGACCATCGATATTCGCGGCGTCTCGAAGCTGTTCCGGGACTCCAAGCGCAACGTGGACGTGGCGGCGCTCACCGACGTCGACCTCACGGTGCGGCGCAACAAGTTCATCTGCCTGCTGGGGCCGAGCGGCTGCGGAAAGTCCACGCTTCTCAACATGATCGCCGGCTTCGAGACGCCGACCTCCGGCGAGGTGCTGGTCGACGGCCAGGCCGTCGCAGGGCCCGGTTCCGACCGGGGGGTCGTGTTCCAGCAGGCGAACCTGATGCCCTGGCTGCCGGTGTGGGAGAACGTGGCGTTCCACCTGAAGCTCCGCGGCGGCCTGAAGGCCGTTCGGCGCGAGCAGGCCCAGCGCTACATCGACCTCGTCGGCCTCACGGGCTTCGAGAACCATTACCCCTCGGAACTGTCGGGCGGCATGAACCAGCGTGTCGGCATCGCCCGCGCTTTGCTCATGAACCCTGGCGTCATCCTGATGGACGAGCCGTTCGGCGCGCTCGACGAGCAGACCCGCATGGACATGCAGACCGAGCTCATCCGCATCTGGGAGCGGCATCAGGGCACGATCGTGTTCGTGACCCACGGCGTCGACGAGGCGCTCACCCTCGGCACCCACGTGGCGGTGATGAGCGCCCGTCCCGGCCGGATCTCCGAGATCATCCCGATCGACCTGCCGCGCCCGCGCGACGTCACGGGGCCGCGCTTCAACGAGATGAAGCGCCACATCCTCCATTTGCTCCGTCCTGGCCGCGTCGCGGCCGCCTGA
- a CDS encoding aspartate/glutamate racemase family protein — protein sequence MTRRVLLGMLTPSSNTVLEPVTQAMVAGLPEVSAHFGRFKVTEIALSGAALAQFEDAEILRAAELLAHAKVDVIAWNGTSSGWLGFNADERLCERITAATGIKTTTSMLALNEILKTTGVTRAGLVTPYRDDVQAKILANYAKLGVDFSNERHLGLQDNFSFSEVTAEQLTEMARAVAADGVQALAVVCTNLRAGPLVEALERELELPVYDTIATVVWKSLILAGVDPKRVEGWGSLFRDVA from the coding sequence ATGACGCGACGCGTACTCCTCGGCATGCTCACTCCGTCCTCAAACACCGTGCTGGAGCCGGTCACCCAGGCCATGGTCGCAGGCCTGCCGGAGGTCTCGGCCCATTTCGGGCGCTTCAAGGTCACCGAGATCGCGCTCTCCGGCGCGGCGCTGGCCCAGTTCGAGGACGCCGAGATCCTGCGGGCGGCCGAACTGCTCGCCCACGCCAAGGTCGACGTCATCGCCTGGAACGGCACCTCCTCGGGCTGGCTCGGATTCAACGCCGACGAGCGGCTGTGCGAGCGCATCACCGCCGCGACCGGGATCAAGACCACGACCTCCATGCTGGCCCTGAACGAGATCCTGAAGACGACCGGCGTCACCCGCGCCGGCCTCGTCACCCCCTACCGCGACGACGTGCAGGCCAAGATCCTCGCGAACTACGCCAAGCTCGGCGTCGACTTCTCGAACGAACGCCACCTTGGCCTGCAGGACAACTTCTCCTTCTCCGAGGTCACCGCCGAGCAGCTCACGGAAATGGCGCGCGCGGTGGCCGCGGACGGCGTCCAGGCGCTCGCGGTGGTGTGCACCAACCTGCGCGCCGGGCCGCTGGTGGAGGCGCTGGAGCGCGAGCTGGAGCTGCCGGTCTACGACACGATCGCGACGGTCGTCTGGAAGAGCCTGATCCTCGCGGGCGTCGACCCCAAGCGCGTCGAGGGCTGGGGCTCGCTGTTCCGCGACGTGGCGTGA
- a CDS encoding NAD(P)-dependent oxidoreductase: MTASTASADGPVFVAGGSGFVGLALCEALLEAGVAVTSYDLAPPPREATDLFARLPGAFDAVWGDVRDGGALLQAMARSGAPRVASLAALTAGPERERATPRAIFEVNVGGALAVAEAAAACGAARVVHLSSGSVYGASGRTADVLDENATPLAPEGLYEISKQAAEAAVLRFGALRGLDIRVGRLGTCFGRWERATGARDTPSAPFQILAQALRGEEIVLPRPHPRDWLYARDAAAAIRALLDASNPPRRVYNLGAGHVWPLTALCERLGAARPNLRWRLAKAGEPGTVALYAPYDRASMAIGRLRADTGFTPGFDLDAALADWLAFSDANLALVSAPWESAP; encoded by the coding sequence GTGACCGCCTCGACGGCGAGCGCGGACGGCCCGGTCTTCGTCGCCGGGGGCTCCGGCTTCGTCGGCCTCGCGCTCTGCGAGGCCCTGCTCGAGGCCGGCGTCGCGGTGACGAGCTACGATCTCGCGCCGCCCCCGCGGGAAGCGACCGACCTCTTCGCCCGGCTTCCCGGCGCGTTCGACGCCGTCTGGGGAGATGTCCGCGACGGCGGGGCGCTTCTCCAGGCGATGGCGCGCAGCGGCGCCCCGCGCGTCGCGTCGCTCGCGGCGCTGACGGCGGGACCGGAGCGCGAGCGCGCGACCCCGCGCGCGATCTTTGAGGTCAACGTCGGCGGCGCGCTCGCAGTGGCGGAGGCGGCCGCCGCGTGCGGCGCGGCGCGCGTCGTCCACCTCAGCTCGGGCTCCGTCTACGGCGCGAGCGGCCGCACGGCGGACGTCCTCGACGAGAACGCGACACCGCTCGCGCCCGAAGGCCTTTACGAAATCTCCAAACAGGCGGCGGAAGCGGCCGTGCTCCGGTTTGGGGCCCTCCGCGGGCTCGACATCCGCGTGGGCCGGCTTGGAACATGCTTCGGCCGCTGGGAGCGAGCGACCGGCGCCCGCGACACGCCGAGCGCGCCGTTCCAGATTCTGGCCCAGGCGCTCAGGGGCGAGGAGATCGTTCTGCCGCGCCCGCACCCGCGCGACTGGCTCTACGCCCGCGACGCCGCGGCCGCGATCCGCGCGCTGCTCGACGCGTCCAACCCGCCCCGGCGGGTCTACAACCTCGGCGCCGGCCACGTCTGGCCGCTGACGGCGCTCTGCGAACGCCTTGGCGCCGCTCGGCCCAATCTCCGCTGGCGACTTGCGAAAGCAGGCGAACCCGGGACCGTCGCGCTCTACGCGCCCTATGACCGCGCGTCGATGGCGATAGGACGCCTCCGCGCCGACACCGGCTTCACGCCCGGCTTCGACCTCGACGCGGCGCTTGCCGACTGGCTCGCCTTCTCCGACGCAAACCTCGCCCTCGTCTCCGCCCCCTGGGAAAGCGCCCCATGA